One genomic window of Thalassolituus hydrocarboniclasticus includes the following:
- the greB gene encoding transcription elongation factor GreB — protein sequence MSEQEKKPLPKRSHLITPEGEQALRREYDYLWRTERPKVTQEVSDAAKLGDRSENAEYIYGKRRLRQIDSRVRFLLKRLEILTVVDRLPADPQKVFFGAWLELEDDDGEIHRYRLVGEDEIDLKRGYISVDAPLARGLLGKRVDDEVTVRLPKGEETFYILSVCYQRPAWDAGGSNQAVFSA from the coding sequence ATGAGTGAACAGGAAAAAAAGCCGCTGCCGAAACGCAGCCATCTGATAACCCCTGAGGGGGAGCAGGCCTTACGCCGGGAATACGATTACCTGTGGCGCACTGAGCGTCCGAAAGTGACGCAGGAGGTCTCTGATGCTGCCAAGCTCGGTGACCGCTCTGAAAATGCCGAATACATCTACGGTAAACGCCGATTACGCCAGATCGACAGTCGCGTCCGTTTCCTGCTGAAGCGTCTGGAGATTCTGACGGTGGTTGACCGGCTGCCGGCCGATCCGCAGAAAGTTTTTTTCGGTGCCTGGCTGGAGCTTGAAGACGATGACGGTGAAATCCATCGCTACCGTCTGGTGGGCGAGGATGAAATTGACCTCAAGCGCGGCTATATCAGCGTTGATGCGCCGCTGGCACGAGGCTTACTGGGTAAGCGGGTCGATGATGAAGTGACCGTGCGCCTGCCGAAAGGAGAGGAAACCTTTTACATCCTTAGCGTGTGTTATCAGCGTCCTGCATGGGATGCCGGCGGCAGTAATCAGGCGGTATTTTCGGCCTGA
- a CDS encoding PGPGW domain-containing protein yields the protein MIRRSVKMVTGVLLLLLGIIITPMPIPLGIILIILGLSMLVSTIPRVRTFLQFLRRRYRVFSHKLNSIKHRLPAFARQLIEDTDPDQP from the coding sequence ATGATCAGACGCAGCGTTAAAATGGTGACCGGTGTTCTGCTGTTGCTGCTGGGCATTATTATTACGCCAATGCCGATTCCCCTTGGCATTATCCTGATCATCCTTGGTCTGTCTATGCTGGTATCGACGATCCCCAGGGTGCGCACATTTCTGCAGTTTCTGCGCCGGCGCTACCGCGTGTTTTCGCACAAACTGAACAGCATCAAACACCGCCTGCCTGCATTCGCCCGCCAGCTGATTGAAGATACCGATCCTGACCAGCCCTGA
- a CDS encoding DNA-J related domain-containing protein, which yields MNSDALSPLAASDSATDDFAPLLELLNLYLADGQSHTEYDVLCWLQAPEQGVFRADALRDSLTMFRSHFILMHCLYRLQQQWAAEQTALLDISALRICRSPWPDNAHNRGLTEHSPLAQYYLDLSQLNTAQEEVDDLLRSFWQKMLQPEQEDQDIAELELSKPVTGAEIRLQYRRLAMQHHPDRGGDENRFRTIQAAFQRLKHRYS from the coding sequence ATGAACTCAGATGCCCTCTCTCCTCTGGCGGCCAGTGACAGCGCCACCGATGACTTCGCTCCTCTGCTCGAACTGCTGAACCTGTATCTGGCCGACGGCCAGAGCCACACTGAATACGATGTGCTGTGCTGGCTGCAGGCGCCCGAACAGGGAGTCTTCCGCGCCGATGCCCTGCGCGATTCACTCACCATGTTTCGCAGCCATTTTATTCTGATGCATTGCCTCTACCGCCTGCAGCAGCAATGGGCTGCTGAACAAACTGCCCTGCTGGACATCAGCGCACTCAGAATTTGCCGCTCACCCTGGCCAGATAACGCCCACAACCGTGGACTGACAGAACATAGTCCGCTGGCACAGTATTACCTCGACCTCAGCCAGCTGAATACCGCTCAGGAAGAGGTGGATGATCTGCTGCGCAGCTTCTGGCAGAAGATGCTGCAGCCGGAACAGGAGGATCAGGACATTGCTGAACTGGAACTCAGTAAGCCCGTGACAGGGGCAGAGATTCGATTACAATATCGTCGCCTGGCGATGCAACACCATCCCGACCGCGGCGGTGATGAAAACCGCTTCCGCACCATTCAGGCTGCCTTTCAACGACTCAAGCACCGGTATTCATGA
- a CDS encoding polysaccharide deacetylase family protein: MIKFSFPLILFTLLFSASVRAQLVILQYHHVSTDTPASTSISPEGFASHLQLLEQENMHVIDLGQALAKIRAGESLPEKSVAITFDDAYRSVYENAYPLLKQRQWPFTVFVNTNAVDEQHGVVMDWQQLKELQDNGALIANHSADHPYLIERPDGMTLDAWLTQEVAKPEARLQKELGTSHKLLAYPYGEFDLEIIDWLAANGYLAFGQQSGPVGPMSHPQALPRFPASGIYANVKTLKTKLYTLALPVPPTQLIEPVLAAENPPTLAIHFPEVDLRPRQIQCFASGEGAISTQTEATNGMVNLVARAEKAIRGGRSRYNCTAPSVRHPGWYYWYSQLWINSAVKSR; encoded by the coding sequence ATGATTAAATTTTCTTTTCCGCTCATTCTCTTCACGCTGCTTTTCTCTGCCTCGGTACGCGCTCAGCTGGTGATACTGCAATATCACCATGTGTCGACCGACACTCCCGCGTCGACCAGTATCAGTCCGGAAGGTTTTGCCAGCCATCTGCAGTTGCTGGAGCAGGAAAATATGCATGTGATTGATCTTGGCCAGGCGCTGGCCAAGATTCGCGCAGGTGAGTCCTTACCGGAAAAATCCGTCGCCATTACTTTCGATGATGCCTACCGCTCGGTGTATGAAAACGCTTATCCATTGCTGAAACAGCGTCAGTGGCCGTTTACCGTATTTGTAAATACCAATGCCGTAGATGAACAGCATGGCGTAGTGATGGACTGGCAGCAGCTGAAAGAACTGCAGGATAACGGCGCTCTGATTGCCAACCACAGTGCGGATCATCCTTATCTGATTGAGCGCCCGGATGGCATGACACTGGATGCCTGGCTGACACAGGAAGTGGCCAAGCCGGAAGCGCGTCTGCAAAAAGAGCTGGGCACCAGTCATAAACTGCTGGCCTACCCTTATGGCGAATTTGATCTGGAGATTATCGATTGGCTGGCAGCGAACGGTTACCTTGCTTTTGGTCAGCAATCCGGACCGGTAGGCCCCATGTCTCATCCGCAGGCTCTGCCGCGCTTCCCGGCCTCCGGTATTTATGCCAACGTCAAAACTCTGAAAACCAAGCTGTATACCCTTGCCCTGCCGGTGCCGCCAACCCAGCTGATCGAACCCGTGCTGGCCGCAGAGAATCCGCCAACCCTGGCCATTCATTTCCCAGAAGTGGATTTGCGTCCGCGCCAGATCCAGTGTTTTGCCAGCGGTGAAGGCGCAATCAGCACACAAACCGAAGCAACCAATGGCATGGTCAATCTGGTTGCCCGTGCAGAAAAAGCGATCCGCGGTGGCCGCAGCCGTTACAACTGTACCGCCCCCAGCGTACGTCATCCGGGCTGGTATTACTGGTATTCGCAGTTATGGATTAACAGCGCAGTGAAATCGCGCTGA
- a CDS encoding M48 family metallopeptidase: MRKSYKQQFWLTVGGEQVAVHLSAMRRKSMRMLVNAEGEVDLRIPLGYPKAEVLAFVNANHDWLLKRRSEVLARQQEARQSVLIRGRELPFKSSALDEFMVAEQAVWVPEGWTPAQTQQALDNWLRGQARHEYPQMIERWWPFFSQFDVRRPQLRIKKMRTRWGSLSQRGYINLSLALMQLPTELMELVVVHELCHLRHFDHGAGFKALMTQCLPDWKQREQLLNQLSRRLL, translated from the coding sequence GTGCGGAAATCTTACAAACAACAATTCTGGCTGACTGTTGGCGGCGAGCAGGTCGCTGTACATCTCTCAGCGATGCGGCGTAAGAGCATGCGTATGCTGGTGAATGCCGAGGGTGAGGTAGATCTGCGCATCCCGCTGGGTTATCCGAAGGCGGAGGTGCTGGCGTTTGTGAATGCCAATCATGACTGGCTGCTGAAGCGTCGCAGCGAGGTGCTGGCACGACAGCAGGAAGCCCGGCAAAGTGTCCTGATCCGCGGGCGCGAATTACCGTTTAAAAGCAGTGCGCTGGATGAGTTTATGGTCGCCGAACAGGCGGTCTGGGTACCCGAGGGCTGGACGCCGGCGCAGACGCAGCAGGCACTGGATAACTGGCTGCGCGGGCAGGCACGGCATGAATATCCGCAGATGATCGAACGCTGGTGGCCGTTCTTCAGCCAGTTTGATGTGCGCCGCCCGCAGCTGCGCATTAAAAAGATGCGTACCCGCTGGGGCAGTCTGTCGCAGCGCGGTTATATCAATCTGAGTCTGGCGTTAATGCAGCTGCCAACGGAGCTGATGGAGTTGGTGGTGGTGCATGAGTTGTGTCATCTGCGCCACTTTGATCATGGCGCGGGCTTTAAAGCGCTGATGACTCAGTGTCTGCCGGACTGGAAGCAACGCGAGCAACTGTTAAATCAGTTGTCGCGCCGTTTGCTCTAG
- a CDS encoding YecA family protein, protein MSDLNSIPSLNEDELETLGVLLEDEAERQDSFDFFAVHGLITALIAGPVEFSVQQVWDCAFDEQLGFSKAEKEQVNALFLKLAKEIQAWLDSGQDFPVPADLTLVDEEEEPPLESWAMGFMTGVLLQEEQWYARDEETVAQHLFPIMYASGLFMDEPEMEDIDDDIDLSNQMCSNIPAAVVELYLLLHAEN, encoded by the coding sequence ATGTCCGACCTCAATAGTATCCCATCCCTTAATGAAGACGAACTGGAAACCCTGGGCGTACTGCTCGAAGACGAAGCCGAACGCCAGGACAGTTTCGATTTTTTCGCCGTACACGGCCTGATTACCGCGTTAATCGCAGGCCCGGTAGAGTTCAGTGTTCAACAGGTGTGGGACTGCGCCTTTGATGAACAGCTGGGTTTCAGCAAAGCGGAGAAAGAACAGGTAAATGCCCTGTTCCTGAAGCTCGCTAAAGAGATTCAGGCATGGCTCGACTCCGGCCAGGATTTCCCGGTTCCGGCCGACCTGACACTGGTTGACGAAGAAGAAGAGCCACCACTGGAAAGCTGGGCCATGGGCTTTATGACCGGTGTCCTGCTGCAGGAAGAACAGTGGTACGCGCGCGATGAAGAAACCGTTGCCCAGCACCTGTTCCCGATCATGTATGCCTCGGGTCTGTTTATGGACGAGCCGGAAATGGAAGACATCGACGACGACATCGACCTGTCGAATCAGATGTGCAGCAATATTCCTGCGGCCGTTGTTGAGCTGTATCTGCTGCTGCACGCCGAGAATTAA
- a CDS encoding phosphate ABC transporter substrate-binding/OmpA family protein has translation MNFWRNFSLSVLTFIFAAAVNAGQVAPFTGLPVDGEINLFSVQGSNTIGAELAPNLVKAWLQEKGAENIEVQNSGIENEVDVSGFYPATRTRVTVKIAAHGSGTGFKGLAAGRADIAAASRPIKDKEFNLLQPLANMRSPGSEHIIGIDGLAIIVHPDNPVSDLSVEEIAEIFSGGYSDWSEVGGKPGPIHVYARDDKSGTWDSFSGMVLGDRTLLAGAERFESNAELSDRVAADAAGIGFVGLSSVRSARLLSVSDGSAKSLLPNKLTVATEDYALARRLFMYTDDEPANEYVKEFIDFALQDAGQKIVADTGFISQELKAVIPEFYDELPEDFRQLTSDAKRLTINFRFQEGSAKLDNKALKDLERLADFLHANGSAEVVLIGFGDKKKTEKRSQLLSKLRAMAVRRELVRYGIYPKNSVGYGENLPVASVNGMEGRNKNRRVEVWVRKAGA, from the coding sequence GCGGTTAATGCCGGGCAGGTTGCTCCTTTTACAGGGTTACCTGTTGATGGTGAAATTAACCTTTTCTCTGTACAGGGGTCGAACACCATCGGTGCCGAACTTGCCCCTAATCTGGTAAAAGCCTGGTTGCAGGAAAAGGGCGCTGAAAATATTGAGGTGCAAAACTCAGGCATTGAAAATGAGGTCGACGTCAGCGGTTTTTACCCGGCGACCCGTACCCGTGTAACGGTAAAAATTGCAGCACACGGCTCCGGTACCGGTTTTAAAGGCCTGGCAGCAGGCCGTGCCGATATTGCTGCGGCATCCCGCCCGATTAAAGATAAAGAATTCAACCTGCTGCAGCCGCTGGCGAATATGCGCAGCCCGGGCAGCGAGCATATTATTGGTATTGACGGCCTGGCAATTATTGTTCATCCCGATAATCCGGTCAGCGATCTGAGCGTTGAAGAAATTGCGGAAATATTTTCCGGCGGTTACAGCGACTGGTCAGAGGTCGGTGGTAAACCCGGCCCGATTCATGTGTATGCCCGTGATGACAAGTCCGGCACCTGGGACAGCTTCAGCGGCATGGTATTAGGCGACCGTACGTTACTCGCCGGTGCCGAACGCTTTGAATCCAACGCAGAATTATCCGATCGGGTTGCAGCAGATGCCGCCGGTATTGGTTTTGTCGGGCTGTCTTCCGTGCGCTCAGCACGCCTTTTGTCGGTATCCGATGGCAGCGCTAAGTCGTTACTGCCGAATAAACTGACGGTAGCAACTGAAGACTATGCTCTGGCACGTCGTCTCTTTATGTACACCGACGACGAACCTGCTAATGAGTATGTAAAAGAATTTATTGATTTCGCGTTACAGGATGCAGGCCAGAAAATCGTTGCCGATACCGGCTTTATTTCACAGGAATTAAAAGCCGTTATTCCGGAGTTTTACGATGAATTGCCTGAAGATTTCCGTCAGCTGACTTCCGATGCCAAGCGTCTGACCATTAACTTCCGCTTTCAGGAAGGCAGTGCCAAGCTGGATAACAAAGCCCTGAAGGATCTGGAGCGTCTGGCTGATTTTCTGCACGCTAACGGTTCGGCTGAAGTTGTGCTGATTGGTTTTGGTGATAAAAAGAAAACCGAAAAACGGTCGCAATTATTGTCCAAATTGCGCGCAATGGCCGTACGTCGTGAGCTGGTACGTTACGGTATTTATCCGAAAAATTCCGTTGGTTACGGTGAAAACCTGCCGGTTGCTTCCGTTAATGGTATGGAAGGACGTAATAAAAACCGCCGGGTGGAAGTCTGGGTGCGTAAAGCCGGTGCCTGA